A window of Methanolobus sediminis contains these coding sequences:
- the tgtA gene encoding tRNA guanosine(15) transglycosylase TgtA, which yields MSQFDIIHKDAAGRIGKLTTPHGVVETPTVMPVINPNIQTIKPSEMKDFGAEILITNSYIIYRKDELREKALKDGLHALLDYDGPIMTDSGSFQLSVYGEVEVTNQEIIDFQQKIGTDIGVPLDIPTHPDVSYEKAKEDMDITIERLKEARGLVKEGGMLLAGPVQGATYKDLREECARELSDVGFDVYPFGAVVPLMEAYRYSDLVDVIASAKKGLDPVAPVHLFGAGHPMMFALAVALGCDLFDSAAYALYAKDKRYITSRGTYHVDKLKYLPCSCPVCMAHTAEELKKAHNCTELLARHNLYVTFEEMREVKQAIWEGNLLELVEQRCRSHPRMLEALKQMTNYSSWLEECDPSSKSTFFYCGPESAKRPEVLRFTKQLERLTIKGSVLIRPYPTKKDKEYDNVMVFKPPFGSYPQDLAEVYPFNAEVVRTPDYESLETAFLNTIKLIELNPEATYTFLMRESFAHPLVEKLAEMDNVTVVPPKSD from the coding sequence ATGTCACAATTCGATATAATACATAAGGATGCGGCAGGGCGTATCGGTAAACTCACAACACCGCACGGAGTGGTGGAAACCCCTACCGTAATGCCTGTTATCAATCCAAATATCCAGACCATAAAACCATCCGAAATGAAGGATTTTGGTGCTGAGATACTTATCACGAATTCATATATTATCTACCGCAAAGACGAGTTAAGGGAAAAAGCTCTCAAAGACGGTTTGCATGCATTACTCGATTATGACGGTCCAATCATGACCGATTCCGGTTCTTTCCAACTTTCAGTTTACGGAGAAGTGGAAGTCACAAACCAGGAAATTATCGATTTCCAGCAAAAGATAGGAACCGATATCGGTGTCCCTCTGGATATTCCAACACATCCGGATGTATCCTATGAGAAAGCAAAGGAAGACATGGATATTACAATCGAGCGTCTTAAGGAAGCAAGAGGTCTTGTAAAAGAAGGCGGCATGCTCCTTGCAGGTCCTGTCCAGGGTGCCACTTACAAAGACCTTCGTGAAGAATGCGCACGTGAGCTTTCAGATGTTGGTTTTGATGTTTACCCATTCGGTGCTGTAGTTCCACTCATGGAAGCTTATCGCTATTCAGACCTTGTGGATGTTATCGCTTCAGCCAAAAAAGGTCTTGACCCTGTAGCACCAGTACATCTTTTCGGTGCCGGGCACCCAATGATGTTTGCACTTGCTGTTGCTCTGGGGTGTGATCTCTTTGACTCTGCAGCCTATGCTCTCTATGCAAAGGACAAACGCTACATTACTTCAAGAGGCACTTACCATGTGGATAAACTAAAGTATCTCCCATGTTCCTGTCCGGTATGTATGGCTCACACAGCAGAGGAGCTTAAAAAAGCCCACAACTGTACTGAACTTCTTGCAAGGCACAACCTCTATGTTACATTTGAGGAAATGCGAGAGGTCAAGCAGGCTATCTGGGAAGGCAACCTTCTGGAACTTGTAGAACAGCGCTGCCGCTCACACCCAAGAATGCTGGAAGCCTTAAAGCAGATGACCAATTATTCCTCATGGCTGGAGGAATGTGATCCTTCATCCAAGTCCACTTTCTTCTACTGCGGGCCTGAATCTGCAAAGAGGCCTGAGGTTCTTCGTTTCACCAAACAGCTTGAAAGGCTAACCATCAAGGGTTCAGTGCTTATCAGGCCATATCCTACAAAGAAGGATAAGGAGTATGATAATGTCATGGTATTCAAGCCACCATTCGGCTCCTATCCCCAGGATCTTGCAGAGGTATATCCATTCAATGCAGAGGTTGTGAGGACTCCTGACTATGAGTCTCTGGAAACTGCTTTCCTTAATACTATTAAGTTGATAGAATTGAATCCTGAAGCAACCTACACTTTCCTGATGAGAGAGAGTTTTGCACATCCACTGGTAGAGAAGCTTGCTGAAATGGATAACGTTACAGTTGTTCCTCCAAAGAGCGACTGA
- a CDS encoding TrkH family potassium uptake protein gives MYELHTPVNTKAVAKYMGYYLLAFSFVLVVPMIVAIIFHNFEAAAYYGASAVIIFIAGAIVYRTLPDYDLETKEALIIVALVFPISAFLSSIPMSLSTGMPLFDAYFESVSAVTTTGLSVAPADVGPVFLFARSWGQWVGGIGIILVVLSVLISPGTTASRIYKANYGDMKIKPTVISTTRTIGKVYVIITLVSIGLLLLSGMSLFDSICHAFCCVSTGGFSTQINSIGAYNGNLIPTAISISCLLGAISFVLYPHLFKKPEKFFRDKELKLFLALIVLGSIVFAFTLSRENFEYAVIKDNLFQIISAITTAGFSTFDLSILSEASKAVLIFMMWIGGCMGSTAGGIKVFRVLLLFKVVHNVLLRLFLPKETITPMKIQEHIIESEEIYNLVTFMLLYTLILVVSSFIFMLHGVETSSSVFEASSALSTVGLSAGVTNAAMPTVLKAVLIIDMLFGRIEIIPLILLFMPGTWIKRKRNNRRIVRT, from the coding sequence ATGTATGAACTGCATACCCCTGTTAATACCAAGGCTGTAGCTAAGTACATGGGATATTACCTTCTGGCATTTTCATTTGTTCTGGTAGTTCCGATGATTGTTGCAATAATATTCCACAATTTTGAAGCTGCTGCATATTACGGGGCAAGTGCAGTAATCATTTTTATAGCAGGAGCTATTGTCTACAGGACTTTGCCGGATTACGACCTCGAAACAAAAGAAGCACTCATTATTGTTGCTCTGGTTTTCCCCATATCTGCATTCCTTAGCTCCATTCCTATGTCACTGTCAACTGGTATGCCGTTGTTTGATGCTTACTTTGAAAGTGTATCCGCGGTAACAACAACAGGACTTAGTGTCGCTCCTGCTGATGTAGGACCGGTTTTTCTTTTTGCACGTTCATGGGGGCAATGGGTTGGAGGAATAGGAATAATTCTTGTGGTTCTTTCGGTTCTAATCAGCCCGGGAACTACAGCATCCAGAATCTACAAAGCCAACTATGGAGACATGAAAATAAAACCAACTGTGATATCCACAACCCGTACAATTGGCAAGGTTTACGTCATTATCACACTTGTTTCCATTGGGCTGCTACTGCTCAGTGGAATGTCACTTTTTGATTCCATCTGCCATGCGTTCTGTTGCGTATCAACAGGAGGATTTTCAACACAGATTAATAGCATAGGTGCATATAATGGAAATCTTATACCCACTGCTATAAGCATTTCCTGCTTGCTTGGAGCTATCAGTTTTGTACTCTACCCACATCTGTTCAAGAAGCCGGAGAAGTTTTTCAGGGACAAGGAACTAAAGTTATTCCTGGCACTGATAGTGCTTGGCTCAATTGTATTTGCTTTTACATTATCCAGAGAAAACTTTGAGTATGCTGTGATAAAGGACAACTTATTCCAGATAATTTCTGCGATTACAACTGCTGGTTTTTCCACCTTTGACCTGTCCATCCTGTCGGAAGCATCAAAAGCAGTACTGATATTCATGATGTGGATTGGGGGATGTATGGGATCAACTGCCGGGGGGATTAAGGTTTTCAGAGTACTTTTACTCTTTAAGGTGGTACATAATGTGCTTCTCAGGTTGTTCCTTCCAAAAGAAACTATCACTCCTATGAAGATACAGGAACACATTATAGAAAGTGAGGAGATATACAATCTTGTTACATTCATGCTGCTTTACACACTGATACTTGTAGTCTCATCGTTCATATTCATGCTTCATGGAGTGGAAACAAGCAGTTCTGTTTTTGAGGCATCAAGTGCTTTGAGCACAGTAGGGCTTTCCGCAGGAGTTACTAATGCTGCCATGCCAACGGTGCTAAAAGCAGTGCTAATTATTGATATGTTATTTGGCAGAATTGAAATTATACCATTGATACTGCTGTTTATGCCAGGAACATGGATTAAAAGAAAAAGGAACAATAGGAGGATTGTGAGAACATGA
- a CDS encoding potassium channel family protein has protein sequence MRVIVVGAGSLGILLTKNMIDQGKEVILIEKDEAIAKELAETLDCTVINAEGTRPDILEKADLPSADAIVACTSNDQNNILIGLIARDAKVGKIILKIDDNQFMDVANKLGFYYMINPSSISSRYIADVLRGINTIELSNLVRSDVRFMGIVATESVIDRKLSEISLPEDSAFIGIYRKSDFILAEKDPKLREKDEVIIVTKADFISDVNEAMGRNVDK, from the coding sequence ATGAGAGTTATCGTTGTAGGTGCAGGTTCACTGGGAATACTTCTGACAAAGAATATGATCGATCAGGGAAAAGAAGTCATACTTATCGAGAAAGATGAAGCAATAGCAAAAGAGCTTGCTGAAACCCTGGACTGTACTGTGATAAATGCAGAGGGCACTAGACCTGATATTCTGGAAAAGGCGGATCTTCCAAGCGCAGATGCCATTGTTGCCTGTACCAGTAATGATCAGAACAATATTCTTATTGGTTTGATTGCCAGAGATGCAAAAGTTGGGAAGATCATTCTAAAAATAGATGACAACCAGTTCATGGATGTTGCTAATAAGCTTGGTTTTTATTATATGATAAATCCTTCAAGCATTTCATCCAGATATATTGCAGACGTGCTTAGAGGGATTAATACTATTGAACTGAGTAATCTGGTTCGCTCTGATGTTCGTTTTATGGGAATTGTGGCAACAGAAAGTGTGATTGACAGGAAATTGTCAGAAATATCACTACCAGAAGATAGTGCTTTCATTGGGATTTATCGAAAGAGTGATTTTATCCTTGCAGAGAAAGACCCAAAGCTCAGAGAAAAGGACGAAGTTATCATTGTTACAAAGGCTGATTTTATTTCTGATGTAAATGAAGCCATGGGTAGAAACGTGGATAAATAA